GATTTATTCGATATTGTCGCAAGGCACATTAGACGAGCGGATTATCCAAGACCTCGACGACCAGATACGATCTGAGCAACGGATCATCGATTCCGTTCGTGCCGAAATCCTCGCTTAATCTCCGTATTGGATAATTTTTGCCATTCAAGTTTTATTGAATAGTAACCTCTTTCCCGGTAACTGTGCCTCTCGTTAAGCATTAATAGGCGGTAAAGAGGAGTGACCAGAGAGCATGGGGAAACGTCATGACGGGGATAAGGCCGAGTTCGCAAAGCGGCTTGATAAACTGCTGTTAGGGCATCCTGACGCTCCAATAGGCAGAGGTCGATTTAAGTGGTTGCAGGAACAACTCGCTGAGCGAGGCATCAACGTAACCATAGAAGCTATATCCGGTTGGGTTGATGGGCGCTATATGCCTTATTATCGCAGAATGGTGGTTATTGCCGATGTGTTCGATGTTTCGGTCGAAGAACTGGCCGAGGGTAACGATGTGCCCAAGCGCGATGTAAGTCTTCGTGGGTATCAGAAGCGTCAGATGTTCCTGGTCAGAGCCATTGAGAAGATGATCGAAGAATCGAACGAGAGTTCGGTCAAAGATATAGGCAAAGACGCCTTGGGGCGCTTGTGATTTGTTGGCTCTTTTGTTGGCTTATTTCTTTGCCATGCAACCTAAGC
The sequence above is drawn from the Parasphingorhabdus sp. SCSIO 66989 genome and encodes:
- a CDS encoding helix-turn-helix transcriptional regulator gives rise to the protein MGKRHDGDKAEFAKRLDKLLLGHPDAPIGRGRFKWLQEQLAERGINVTIEAISGWVDGRYMPYYRRMVVIADVFDVSVEELAEGNDVPKRDVSLRGYQKRQMFLVRAIEKMIEESNESSVKDIGKDALGRL